A single region of the Paraburkholderia sprentiae WSM5005 genome encodes:
- the clpS gene encoding ATP-dependent Clp protease adapter ClpS, producing the protein MAIIPDKQDGTVLERQEQKLKPPSMYKVVLLNDDFTPMEFVVMIVQEYFNKDRETATQVMLKVHREGRGVCGVYTRDIASTKVEQVVTHARQAGHPLQCVMEEA; encoded by the coding sequence ATGGCGATTATCCCGGACAAGCAGGACGGCACCGTACTGGAGCGGCAGGAGCAGAAACTCAAGCCGCCGTCCATGTACAAGGTGGTGCTGCTGAATGACGACTTCACGCCGATGGAATTTGTCGTGATGATCGTGCAGGAATATTTCAATAAAGATCGTGAAACCGCAACGCAGGTCATGTTGAAGGTGCATCGCGAGGGCAGGGGAGTTTGTGGGGTCTATACGCGGGACATCGCGTCGACCAAAGTCGAGCAAGTCGTTACCCACGCACGGCAGGCCGGGCATCCGCTGCAGTGTGTGATGGAGGAAGCATGA